One genomic segment of Erythrolamprus reginae isolate rEryReg1 chromosome 2, rEryReg1.hap1, whole genome shotgun sequence includes these proteins:
- the SLC1A3 gene encoding excitatory amino acid transporter 1 isoform X5: MTKVNGEDTRSGNRMERFQQGVRKRTLMAKKKVQNIKKEDVKKKMHREGKIVRVTAADAFLDLIRNMFPPNLVEACFKQFKTNYEEREFHAHVHSNETSVLAAIMNNVTEAVENLTQMKKEMIPVPGAVNGVNALGLVVFSISFGLVIGNMKEQGRALREFFDSLNEAIMRLVALIMWYAPLGILFLIAGKIVEMEDMGVIGGQLAMYTVTVIIGLLIHAIIVLPLLYFFITRKNPWVFIGGLLQALITALGTSSSSATLPITFKCLEENNGVDKRITRFVLPVGATINMDGTALYEALAAIFIAQVNNMDLNFGQIITISITATAASIGAAGIPQAGLVTMVIVLTSVGLPTDDITLIIAVDWFLDRLRTTTNVLGDSIGAGIVEHLSRHELRNKDAEMGNSVIEENEMKKPYQLISQENENEKPLDSETNM, encoded by the exons AAAAAATGCACAGAGAAGGCAAGATTGTCCGGGTAACAGCTGCAGATGCCTTTCTGGACTTAATCAG GAACATGTTTCCTCCAAATCTTGTAGAAGCTTGCTTCAAacag TTCAAAACGAACTATGAAGAGCGTGAGTTTCATGCACATGTTCATTCCAACGAAACGTCGGTCCTCGCTGCCATTATGAATAACGTAACGGAAGCTGTGGAAAACCTAACCCAGATGAAGAAGGAGATGATCCCTGTGCCTGGGGCTGTAAATGGAGTGAATGCACTTGGACTGGTGGTCTTCTCCATTAGTTTTGGATTGGTGATTGGCAATATGAAGGAACAAGGTCGAGCATTGAGAGAATTCTTCGACAGCCTGAATGAGGCTATCATGCGACTGGTAGCTCTAATAATGTG gtaTGCACCACTtggcattttgtttttaattgctggGAAAATCGTTGAGATGGAAGATATGGGTGTGATTGGAGGCCAGCTTGCCATGTATACAGTGACCGTTATCATTGGTTTGCTCATCCATGCAATTATTGTTCTCCCACTTCTCTACTTCTTCATTACTCGGAAGAATCCTTGGGTCTTTATTGGAGGATTGTTGCAAGCTCTCATCACAGCTTTGGGAACTTCCTCGAG TTCTGCCACTTTGCCTATCACTTTTAAGTGTTTGGAAGAGAACAATGGAGTAGACAAACGCATTACGAGATTTGTACTGCCTGTGGGTGCAACTATTAACATGGATGGGACAGCTTTGTATGAAGCCCTGGCTGCAATTTTCATTGCACAGGTTAACAATATGGATCTCAACTTTGGGCAAATTATCACAATCAG TATTACTGCAACAGCTGCCAGCATTGGTGCAGCAGGAATTCCTCAAGCTGGCCTGGTCACAATGGTGATTGTATTAACCTCCGTTGGTTTGCCTACAGATGACATAACGCTTATCATTGCTGTGGATTGGTTTCT GGATCGTTTGCGTACTACTACCAACGTCTTGGGAGACTCCATCGGTGCCGGAATCGTCGAACACTTATCCCGCCATGAGTTACGGAACAAGGATGCGGAAATGGGCAACTCGGTGATTGAGGAGAATGAAATGAAGAAGCCTTACCAGCTGATTTCACAAGAGAATGAGAATGAAAAGCCCTTAGACAGTGAAACCAATATGTAA